In a genomic window of Wyeomyia smithii strain HCP4-BCI-WySm-NY-G18 chromosome 1, ASM2978416v1, whole genome shotgun sequence:
- the LOC129716797 gene encoding uncharacterized protein LOC129716797, whose product MYDLISELSVPDHPSSSSISDRRHDTCNIWINYQNVRGLRTKIDEFFLHAEDSMYDVIILTETGLDDRIHSLQLFGNSYSVFRCDRSAMNSEKRSFGGVLIAVDKQFPCTLFVPAHGRHLEQVCVRATIRSKKILLCAVYIPPDKSNDASVIDAHVASVREFCDDSCPDSTVVVRGDYNQPRIAWDICNGVIQHTNPAQLSASNATLIDGMDFLDLYQANLQRNYLGRVLDLVSCTSGSNVLVDSCEMPLIQPDSHHPPQVIKLPVSNCPASTPVYVSPSRQELNYRKIDFVTLSAYLSSIDWTSLFESESVDIMTLRFCDAIRSWLTETKSAPAWGTSMLRHLKRLRNTYQRKHRKWRTVQTKYHFKRASEKYRRLNASLYKSYVLSVQANLRRNPKKFWSFVNSKRKSSAIPSEVFFNESTSSTESDACKLFATFFSSVFASDPVTAQTVENAVQNVPANCVDLDVFEITPEMIIAAAKKLKTSYSAGPDGIPAVIFCRCAVLLAEPLCCISNKSFTSGKFPEVWKNSIMFPVFKSGDHSNVKNYRGITSLSAGSKLFELVVSAAIQRSTRHYISSDQHGFMSGRSVTTNLLDFTSS is encoded by the coding sequence ATGTATGATTTAATTTCTGAACTATCGGTACCTGACCATCCTTCAAGTTCTAGCATTTCTGATCGCCGCCATGATACGTGCAACATCTGGATCAACTATCAGAATGTGCGGGGACTGCGAACGAAAATCGACGAGTTTTTTCTTCACGCTGAAGACAGCATGTACGATGTCATCATTCTCACCGAAACCGGCTTAGACGACCGCATCCATTCGCTCCAGCTTTTTGGGAACTCATACAGTGTTTTTCGGTGCGACAGGAGCGCCATGAATAGTGAGAAACGTTCTTTCGGAGGTGTTTTGATTGCTGTGGACAAACAATTCCCATGTACTCTTTTTGTACCCGCACACGGAAGGCATTTAGAGCAGGTATGCGTTCGAGCGACTATTCGTTCTAAGAAAATATTACTGTGCGCCGTATATATACCACCGGACAAAAGTAACGATGCATCTGTCATCGATGCACATGTTGCTTCTGTTCGCGAATTTTGTGACGATAGTTGTCCTGATAGCACGGTAGTTGTTCGCGGCGACTATAACCAGCCTCGAATCGCCTGGGACATATGCAACGGTGTGATACAGCATACTAATCCTGCCCAGCTCTCTGCAAGTAATGCAACATTGATTGATGGGATGGACTTTCTAGACCTATATCAGGCTAACTTGCAGCGTAATTATCTTGGCAGAGTGTTGGATCTTGTTTCCTGCACTAGTGGTAGTAACGTTTTGGTTGATAGTTGTGAAATGCCGCTGATTCAACCTGATTCGCATCATCCTCCTCAAGTAATTAAGCTGCCTGTTTCCAACTGTCCAGCTTCCACTCCAGTGTATGTCTCACCGTCAAGACAGGAATTGAATTACCGCAAGATCGATTTCGTTACCCTTTCCGCATATCTTTCGAGCATTGATTGGACTAGTTTGTTTGAGTCAGAATCGGTTGACATTATGACTTTGCGCTTTTGCGATGCTATTCGCTCATGGTTGACCGAAACAAAATCCGCACCTGCATGGGGCACCAGCATGCTACGGCACTTGAAACGACTTCGAAACACATATCAGCGTAAACACCGTAAATGGCGAACTGTTCAAACAAAATACCACTTTAAACGTGCCAGTGAAAAGTACCGACGGCTAAATGCTAGTTTGTATAAATCGTATGTTCTGAGTGTTCAGGCTAATTTGCGAAGAAACCCGAAAAAGTTTTGGAGCTTCGTAAACTCGAAAAGGAAAAGCTCTGCAATTCCGTCGGAAGTGTTTTTCAATGAATCTACCTCCTCAACTGAATCGGATGCTTGTAAGTTGTTTGCTACGTTCTTTTCGTCGGTCTTTGCTTCCGATCCTGTCACTGCACAAACCGTTGAGAACGCTGTTCAAAATGTTCCGGCCAACTGTGTTGATCTAGATGTTTTCGAAATTACTCCAGAAATGATAATTGCTgcagcaaaaaaattaaaaacgtctTATTCCGCTGGACCAGATGGGATTCCCGCTGTCATTTTTTGCCGTTGTGCCGTTTTGCTTGCTGAGCCACTATGCTGCATCTCTAACAAGTCCTTCACGTCAGGAAAATTCCCGGAGGTGTGGAAAAATTCTATCATGTTTCCAGTTTTCAAAAGTGGTGATCACAGCAACGTCAAAAATTACCGTGGCATTACTAGTTTATCTGCTGGCTCAAAACTTTTTGAATTAGTCGTAAGTGCAGCTATTCAACGTAGCACTAGACACTACATTTCCTCTGATCAGCATGGTTTCATGTCTGGCCGCTCGGTGACTACGAATCTTCTAGACTTCACCTCTAGTTGA